TAAATTTTATAAGACAAAGAGAAATAACGATGTCTAAAATGTTAGGTTATGCGCTAACTATTTTCTTATATAAAAGACATCTTTTTGGAATGCTGGCGTAACGTCTTCTCAAAGCCTCAGTAAAACAAATTTCTCTACACAATGCAACATAATTCTGAGCCCATCCCTTTTGCATCATCTCTGCTTCTTGtaaacaacttttaaattcagCTTCAACGATTTTAACTTCACGTTGGCACCtttcataataatcatcaCCCATAGCACCTGTCTTATACAGAATTTCAAATTGGGGGCCtgcttcttttaatttaaaggATCTTCTAACCGCCTCAGCGCCTCTATTTAATAGTGCAGCCTGTAACACTTTTTCATGTATTCCATCCATTTGTTTCAATTGATAGTATAAATTTCTGGGTTCATCATTGTCAAATATAGAGGGCAATtgatttttcttaatttgttgatttttCTTGTATTTAGATCCAAATATTAACAAGGAAATAATTAGAATGGAAACATATATTAAAGGCGTATATACAGAGACCTTTTTTGTTAgaacattttcattttgtgTATTATTGCCAGCTGTTCCATTAGTGAAATTACCGAACTTTTCATATGTGTCGTTGAAACTTGAAGATGacattaattattatatttagatGATTCAATTATTGCTAGGAAAGTGTTTTTGATATGTGaatatgtatgtataatATCagtattctttttaatatatattgagGT
This Saccharomycodes ludwigii strain NBRC 1722 chromosome II, whole genome shotgun sequence DNA region includes the following protein-coding sequences:
- the SEC66 gene encoding Sec63 complex subunit SEC66 (similar to Saccharomyces cerevisiae YBR171W | SEC66 | SECretory), yielding MSSSSFNDTYEKFGNFTNGTAGNNTQNENVLTKKVSVYTPLIYVSILIISLLIFGSKYKKNQQIKKNQLPSIFDNDEPRNLYYQLKQMDGIHEKVLQAALLNRGAEAVRRSFKLKEAGPQFEILYKTGAMGDDYYERCQREVKIVEAEFKSCLQEAEMMQKGWAQNYVALCREICFTEALRRRYASIPKRCLLYKKIVSA